Proteins from a single region of Puntigrus tetrazona isolate hp1 chromosome 2, ASM1883169v1, whole genome shotgun sequence:
- the LOC122360957 gene encoding CD48 antigen-like isoform X1, with protein sequence MALNRRFRFLLYLLTFKTGLSAEISVFVRMGSSVEMDIQIQELPEFDDLSWRKDKSEMIVRYTNETKRIKLYSSYKDRVDFNDKTFSLTLKNMQETDSGLYTARASGETENDIVTYRVSVIDAVEAPVLIVNSNASSSDSCSVNFTCSAQEFMINSTYQNNRCSPEEVTSQINTLILDCSEESITCNHSNPVSWKEVRMSIKELCINNENESSPDQSGSSFLWPVVGSVAVFVLIICLLAFLYIKCKKGPQEVVEGTVYAQVEAEDQTRKKMGDNRPITVYCTVGQHKKIISPEIDHTTYSAVCKQPNRTPAVVSPKDN encoded by the exons ATGGCATTGAATCGGAGATTCAGATTTCTTCTTTATCTTCTAACCTTCAAAACAG GGTTGAGTGCTGAGATCTCAGTGTTTGTGCGGATGGGAAGCTCTGTTGAAATGGATATACAGATACAAGAGTTACCAGAGTTTGATGATTTATCCTGGAGAAAAGATAAATCAGAGATGATAGTTAGATATACAAACGAAACTAAAAGAATAAAACTTTACTCTTCCTACAAGGACAGAGTGGATTTCAATGATAAAACCTTCTCTCTGACACTGAAGAACATGCAGGAGACAGACAGTGGACTCTACACAGCAAGAGCGAGTGGAGAAACAGAGAATGATATTGTTACATACAGAGTATCTGTTATAG ATGCTGTGGAGGCTCCCGTCCTGATTGTTAACTCAAACGCTTCCAGCAGTGACTCCTGTTCTGTGAACTTCACATGCAGCGCTCAAGAGTTCATGATTAACTCCACCTATCAGAACAACAGATGCTCTCcagaggaagtgacatcacagATCAACACTCTCATCCTGGACTGCAGTGAGGAATCAATCACATGTAACCATAGCAACCCTGTCAGCTGGAAAGAAGTCAGAATGAGCATCAAAGAACTCTGCATTAATAACG AGAATGAGTCAAGTCCAGACCAGAGTGGGTCATCTTTCCTGTGGCCGGTAGTTGGTTCGGTGGCGGTGTTCGTTTTGATAATATGTCTTTTAGCCTTTCTGTACATCAAGTGTAAAAAAG GTCCTCAGGAGGTAGTAGAAGGTACAGTTTATGCTCAAGTTGAG GCTGAAGACCAGACACGGAAGAAAATGGGAGATAATCGACCCATCACCGTCTACTGCACAGTAggacaacataaaaaaattatctccCCTGAAATAGATCATACAACTTATTCAGCGGTGTGCAAGCAACCAAACAGGACACCAGCCGTCGTTTCACCCaaagacaattaa
- the LOC122360957 gene encoding CD48 antigen-like isoform X2, with translation MALNRRFRFLLYLLTFKTGLSAEISVFVRMGSSVEMDIQIQELPEFDDLSWRKDKSEMIVRYTNETKRIKLYSSYKDRVDFNDKTFSLTLKNMQETDSGLYTARASGETENDIVTYRVSVIDAVEAPVLIVNSNASSSDSCSVNFTCSAQEFMINSTYQNNRCSPEEVTSQINTLILDCSEESITCNHSNPVSWKEVRMSIKELCINNENESSPDQSGSSFLWPVVGSVAVFVLIICLLAFLYIKCKKGPQEVVEGTVYAQVEMKNTCSKWTVL, from the exons ATGGCATTGAATCGGAGATTCAGATTTCTTCTTTATCTTCTAACCTTCAAAACAG GGTTGAGTGCTGAGATCTCAGTGTTTGTGCGGATGGGAAGCTCTGTTGAAATGGATATACAGATACAAGAGTTACCAGAGTTTGATGATTTATCCTGGAGAAAAGATAAATCAGAGATGATAGTTAGATATACAAACGAAACTAAAAGAATAAAACTTTACTCTTCCTACAAGGACAGAGTGGATTTCAATGATAAAACCTTCTCTCTGACACTGAAGAACATGCAGGAGACAGACAGTGGACTCTACACAGCAAGAGCGAGTGGAGAAACAGAGAATGATATTGTTACATACAGAGTATCTGTTATAG ATGCTGTGGAGGCTCCCGTCCTGATTGTTAACTCAAACGCTTCCAGCAGTGACTCCTGTTCTGTGAACTTCACATGCAGCGCTCAAGAGTTCATGATTAACTCCACCTATCAGAACAACAGATGCTCTCcagaggaagtgacatcacagATCAACACTCTCATCCTGGACTGCAGTGAGGAATCAATCACATGTAACCATAGCAACCCTGTCAGCTGGAAAGAAGTCAGAATGAGCATCAAAGAACTCTGCATTAATAACG AGAATGAGTCAAGTCCAGACCAGAGTGGGTCATCTTTCCTGTGGCCGGTAGTTGGTTCGGTGGCGGTGTTCGTTTTGATAATATGTCTTTTAGCCTTTCTGTACATCAAGTGTAAAAAAG GTCCTCAGGAGGTAGTAGAAGGTACAGTTTATGCTCAAGTTGAG atgaaaaaCACTTGCTCCAAGTGGACAGTTCTGTGA
- the LOC122324443 gene encoding natural killer cell receptor 2B4-like, translating into MAFWNFLMFFMTVLISSTVSRSGDHVFVQTGDSVTLDIKNKPLLNFRRLLWVKDQSENIIRCVNESGDLKFNNYKDRVDFNNKTLSVTLKNMQKTDSGLYTATAIGERTTSVAEHNVLVIDPVDSPVLKGNFTMISVNVCVVNVSCSGPDQTIRHSYHSNDCTQEEVTSSGVQTLALYCRKNRVVCNYSNPVSWKNQTIEINQLCTPYEKEHPEENNSPLFLWLSVIAGVFVLVFTAVSVFYCCYKKRKKGPQQNEQTVYAQVQPMNQVQRPLEMLEKSANLQTVYGFTGEHKQTHNASQMPSHQTQEQVQTEKRPSTTYSTVGQHQKPLFTSKPDPTIYSVVCKPKQDRQPMHK; encoded by the exons ATGGCATTTTGGAATTTTCTCATGTTCTTCATGACAGTTCTGATCTCCAGCACAG TATCCAGATCTGGAGACCATGTGTTCGTACAGACGGGGGACTCTGTTACACTggacataaaaaataaaccactGCTAAATTTTAGAAGATTACTTTGGGTTAAAGATCAATCAGAAAATATAATCAGATGCGTAAATGAATCTGGAGATctaaaatttaataattataaggACAGAGTggatttcaataataaaacactctCTGTGACTCTGAAGAACATGCAGAAGACAGACAGTGGACTCTACACAGCAACAGCAATAGGAGAAAGAACAACATCTGTTGCAGAACACAATGTATTAGTTATAG atcCAGTGGATTCTCCTGTTCTGAAAGGAAACTTCACCATGATAAGTGTTAACGTCTGTGTCGTGAACGTCTCATGCAGTGGACCTGATCAAACAATCAGACACAGTTACCACAGCAACGACTGCACTCaagaggaagtgacatcatctGGAGTCCAGACTCTAGCCCTGTATTGTAGAAAGAACAGAGTTGTCTGTAACTACAGCAATCCAGTCAGCTGGAAGAATCAAACTATAGAGATTAACCAACTTTGTACACCTTATGAAA AAGAACATCCAGAAGAAAACAACAGTCCTCTCTTCCTTTGGCTCTCGGTCATCGCTGGTGTATTTGTGCTGGTTTTCACAGCAGTTTCTGTATTCTACTGCTGTTACAAGAAGCGTAAAAAGG GTCCTCAACAGAATGAGCAGACAGTCTATGCACAAGTTCAG CCAATGAATCAAGTGCAAAGACCCCTGGAGATGTTGGAGAAATCAGCGAATCTTCAAACTGTGTATGGATTTACCGGGGAACACAAACAAACTCACAATGCCAGTCAAATGCCTAGTCATCAG ACACAGGAACAGGTGCAAACAGAAAAGCGGCCCAGCACCACCTACAGTACAGTAGGACAACACCAAAAGCCATTATTTACCTCTAAACCAGATCCTACAATTTATTCAGTGGTGTGTAAACCTAAGCAGGACAGACAACCTATGCATAAATAG